One segment of Deltaproteobacteria bacterium DNA contains the following:
- a CDS encoding manganese efflux pump, with protein sequence MRGRRIRFAAGRHGGASVDTLTLLGIAAGLAMDALAVAIATGIVLGKVSGRQTFRLAWHFGLFQFMMPVIGWQAGLSVVRYFSGYGHWMAFGLLAFIGGKMIYDAFRENGEEDTPSDPTRGVSLVVLSVATSVDALAAGLSLGVLRLEIWYPAVVIGVVACVFTAAGMHLGAPLGRKFGRKMEVAGGLVLIGIGIRILFRM encoded by the coding sequence ATGCGCGGACGGCGCATTCGTTTCGCCGCCGGACGCCACGGGGGTGCTTCTGTAGATACGCTCACGCTTCTCGGCATTGCGGCTGGGCTGGCGATGGACGCGCTGGCGGTCGCTATCGCAACGGGAATCGTTCTGGGGAAGGTGTCGGGACGGCAGACGTTCCGCCTTGCCTGGCATTTCGGCCTGTTCCAGTTCATGATGCCGGTGATCGGCTGGCAGGCGGGGCTTTCCGTCGTCCGCTACTTCTCCGGCTACGGCCATTGGATGGCGTTCGGGCTCCTCGCCTTCATCGGAGGGAAAATGATCTACGATGCCTTCCGCGAAAACGGAGAGGAGGATACTCCGTCCGACCCGACGCGGGGAGTTTCCCTCGTCGTGCTTTCGGTTGCCACGAGCGTGGACGCTCTTGCGGCGGGATTGAGCCTTGGGGTGCTGCGCCTCGAGATCTGGTATCCCGCGGTGGTTATTGGGGTGGTCGCCTGCGTTTTCACGGCGGCGGGAATGCATCTCGGAGCGCCGCTGGGACGCAAGTTCGGCCGGAAGATGGAGGTCGCCGGCGGCCTCGTCCTCATCGGGATCGGCATCAGGATCCTTTTCCGGATGTGA